The DNA region TTATTAGCGGGACTTTAGATATCCTGGACGGCAGGTTAGCAAGGACAACCGGTCAGGTAAGTCAGGAAGGTGCCTTCTTTGATTCCTGTGTTGATAGATATTGTGATGGCCTTGTATTTATGGGTTTAGCCTTATATTTTAGAAATGATTTTTTAGTTCTCTCAACCTCCATCATGGCTCTAATTGGTTCCGAAGTTGTAAGCTATGCAAGGGCAAAGGGGGAGAGCGTCGGCATTGAGTCTTATCGTGGTCTCATGCAGAGGGGCGAAAGGATCTTCTTGCTCTCCTCGATTTCTGTACTGCATCCATTTTTCATGGTTGTATTATCTGAATATGGCATCAAAGCTGAGTATCCAATGATAATTGTAATAATTATACTGGCATTTTCAACAAATTACACCGCTGTTGATAGGATTGTGACTACATTCAAAAAG from Spirochaetota bacterium includes:
- a CDS encoding CDP-alcohol phosphatidyltransferase family protein, whose protein sequence is MIINEILRSLLPLIVLNGFVILLLVVFSFIYPRRAKDPIVLERMHKSFLGVFLREFWYWVTLPFISIFRILKLTPNMITGISLVFALISGYYYYRGNFAFAGWILIISGTLDILDGRLARTTGQVSQEGAFFDSCVDRYCDGLVFMGLALYFRNDFLVLSTSIMALIGSEVVSYARAKGESVGIESYRGLMQRGERIFLLSSISVLHPFFMVVLSEYGIKAEYPMIIVIIILAFSTNYTAVDRIVTTFKKIRNLDKRDG